From one Formosa sediminum genomic stretch:
- a CDS encoding murein hydrolase activator EnvC family protein, which translates to MFSQSKKQQELENRRQELRKEIEQINSMLFKNKSKAKSQLSLIEDLNHKINVRSNLIKVTNQQANLLTREIGVNQREITQLREDLEVLKKDYAEMIVHSYKSRSEQSRVMFLLSSTNFQQAYKRLQYITQYTNYQKEQAANIKHKTEALKIANTNLIKQKADKQELIKENSIAQAQLELERKEQRALMASIQKDLNSYASQIRQKQEEADRIDREIEKLIREAIVKSNKKAGKSTETRGFALTPEAKNLAANFVSNKGKLPWPVQKGVVTLRYGDQPHPIVKTATIHSNGVRIATSPGAEVRSVFNGEVYAIIVQKKGNPTVLVQHGNYFTAYKNLSKVYVKKGDKVTTNQVIGQVFTNSSSGDTTLSFSIFKESATQDPSVWLYKM; encoded by the coding sequence GTGTTTTCACAAAGTAAAAAACAGCAGGAGTTAGAAAATCGTCGACAAGAATTGCGTAAAGAAATTGAGCAAATTAATAGCATGTTGTTCAAAAACAAATCTAAAGCAAAATCGCAATTATCTTTAATAGAAGATTTAAATCATAAAATAAATGTGCGTAGTAACTTAATTAAAGTTACAAATCAACAAGCAAATTTATTAACTCGAGAAATTGGTGTTAACCAACGCGAGATTACCCAGCTACGTGAAGATCTAGAAGTGCTTAAAAAAGACTATGCAGAGATGATTGTGCATTCTTATAAAAGCAGAAGTGAACAAAGTCGAGTAATGTTTTTATTATCGTCTACCAATTTTCAACAAGCTTATAAAAGACTACAATACATTACACAATATACCAATTATCAAAAGGAGCAAGCAGCAAATATTAAGCATAAGACAGAAGCGCTAAAAATAGCAAATACTAATTTAATTAAGCAAAAGGCAGATAAGCAGGAATTAATTAAAGAGAATAGTATTGCCCAAGCTCAATTAGAATTAGAACGTAAAGAACAACGTGCGTTAATGGCTTCTATACAAAAGGATTTAAATAGTTATGCTTCTCAAATTAGGCAAAAACAAGAAGAGGCAGACCGTATAGATCGTGAAATTGAAAAATTAATTCGGGAAGCCATTGTAAAGTCTAATAAAAAAGCAGGTAAAAGCACAGAAACAAGAGGGTTTGCTTTAACACCTGAGGCTAAAAATCTAGCAGCAAATTTTGTGTCTAATAAAGGTAAATTACCGTGGCCTGTACAAAAAGGTGTGGTTACACTGCGTTATGGAGATCAGCCACATCCTATTGTAAAAACAGCAACAATACATAGCAATGGTGTGCGTATTGCAACAAGCCCTGGTGCCGAAGTGCGTTCTGTTTTTAATGGCGAGGTTTATGCTATTATTGTTCAGAAAAAAGGTAATCCTACAGTTTTAGTACAACACGGAAATTACTTTACAGCATATAAAAACTTGTCTAAGGTTTATGTTAAGAAAGGTGATAAAGTAACAACTAACCAAGTTATTGGTCAGGTATTTACTAATAGTTCTTCAGGAGATACCACCTTAAGTTTTAGTATATTTAAAGAAAGTGCCACACAAGATCCGTCGGTATGGCTTTATAAAATGTAA
- a CDS encoding DUF4292 domain-containing protein — MKHLLRIIIASLLMITVGCKSAKTLTNTNPNFKLNTKQLIKENSKQAASFKTLSAKVKAVYSEGDNSKSVAINLRIEKDKTIWLNGPFSAARLLITPDKVSFYNKLDNTFFEGDYKLLSDFLGTDLDFNKVQNLLLGEALFNLKEAAYVSEVYDDAYVVQPAEQRPLFELFYIINPAYFKIVSQQLSQPKESRLLQIDYLKYQDVASEIIPEHIKINAVEASSETIIELEFKSVSLDEKLNFPFKIPSGFEAIELK, encoded by the coding sequence ATGAAACACCTACTTCGTATTATAATTGCATCCCTATTAATGATCACTGTGGGATGTAAATCGGCAAAAACTTTAACCAATACAAATCCTAATTTTAAATTAAATACCAAACAATTAATAAAAGAAAACTCTAAACAAGCAGCAAGTTTTAAAACACTTTCTGCTAAAGTAAAAGCAGTGTATTCTGAAGGAGATAATTCTAAATCGGTTGCAATTAATTTAAGAATAGAAAAAGATAAAACCATTTGGTTAAACGGACCCTTTTCTGCAGCAAGATTATTAATTACACCAGATAAAGTAAGTTTTTACAATAAACTAGATAATACGTTTTTTGAAGGCGATTATAAATTGTTAAGTGATTTTTTAGGTACAGATTTAGATTTTAATAAAGTTCAGAATTTGTTGTTGGGAGAAGCGCTTTTTAATTTAAAAGAAGCAGCATATGTGTCTGAAGTATATGATGATGCATACGTGGTACAACCGGCAGAACAACGTCCTTTATTTGAATTGTTTTATATAATAAATCCAGCATATTTTAAAATTGTGTCTCAGCAATTGTCCCAACCAAAAGAATCTCGTTTATTACAAATAGACTATTTAAAATATCAAGATGTAGCATCAGAAATTATTCCGGAACACATAAAAATAAATGCTGTTGAAGCTAGTAGCGAAACTATTATAGAATTGGAATTCAAATCTGTATCTTTGGACGAAAAATTAAATTTCCCTTTTAAAATTCCTTCAGGTTTTGAAGCTATAGAACTTAAATGA
- a CDS encoding tetratricopeptide repeat protein, with product MRFKTFYKLSFLGLFLASMLSHAQVENTDAPLDDLGEVDDQFQELFFEALKQSGIENYMRSVDALQKCIAINPTESVLFFEMGKNYNKLKNFGEAESALKKAVKLEPDNEWYLDELYDVYAQQNDYDKAIKTLKQLVKYHPDYREDLAALFVRTKDYDEAIKVLDQLDEEYGVSLSRDFLRNQIYDATGQKKEQIENLEARVENNPDQESNYLALIYRYSESGNTEKAFETAKKLLEINPESQLVHLALYKFYLDDNEPEKAIASMEIAMKSPQIKAEAKVLVLADFVRFVGENPEYEDELVTISTMVGNSNDGKTLVELAQYYLTKGDKEKAIKYYSEALQLEGDNYGISRNIIVLHIDLKQYDLAYKKTAETLVKYPSQPELYLMAGVSLNKINRFEDAIEQLKMGLDYIIDDKKMESDFYYQIAQSYLGLNQPKEAKRFTDKANKFEISE from the coding sequence CCTCTAGATGATTTAGGTGAAGTAGACGATCAATTTCAAGAATTATTTTTTGAAGCCTTAAAGCAAAGCGGTATTGAAAATTATATGCGATCTGTAGATGCTTTACAAAAGTGTATTGCAATAAATCCTACCGAATCTGTCCTGTTCTTTGAGATGGGTAAAAACTATAATAAACTTAAAAATTTTGGAGAAGCAGAATCTGCTTTAAAAAAAGCGGTAAAGTTAGAACCTGATAACGAATGGTATTTAGACGAGCTTTACGATGTGTATGCGCAGCAAAACGATTACGATAAGGCGATAAAAACACTTAAACAACTGGTTAAATATCATCCAGACTATAGGGAAGATTTAGCAGCTTTATTTGTACGTACTAAAGATTACGACGAAGCTATTAAAGTTTTAGATCAGTTAGATGAAGAATATGGTGTGTCTTTAAGTCGTGATTTTTTAAGAAATCAGATTTACGATGCTACGGGTCAGAAAAAGGAACAAATAGAAAATCTTGAAGCACGTGTAGAAAATAATCCAGATCAAGAATCTAACTATTTGGCTTTAATCTATAGATATAGTGAAAGCGGAAATACAGAAAAAGCTTTTGAAACAGCTAAAAAACTTTTAGAAATTAATCCAGAATCGCAATTAGTACATTTGGCTCTATACAAATTTTATTTAGACGATAACGAACCAGAAAAAGCTATAGCTTCTATGGAAATAGCAATGAAAAGTCCGCAAATAAAAGCAGAAGCTAAAGTACTAGTTCTTGCAGACTTTGTAAGATTTGTTGGAGAGAATCCTGAGTATGAAGATGAGTTAGTAACTATATCTACCATGGTTGGTAATTCTAACGATGGTAAAACGCTTGTGGAGTTGGCACAATATTATTTAACTAAAGGCGATAAAGAAAAAGCAATTAAATATTATTCTGAAGCTCTTCAATTGGAAGGTGATAATTATGGCATTTCTAGAAATATTATAGTACTTCATATAGATTTAAAACAATACGATCTTGCGTATAAAAAAACTGCAGAAACGCTAGTAAAATATCCCTCTCAGCCAGAGTTGTATCTAATGGCTGGAGTTTCACTTAATAAAATTAATCGTTTTGAAGATGCTATAGAACAATTAAAAATGGGCTTAGACTATATTATAGACGACAAGAAAATGGAAAGTGATTTTTATTACCAAATCGCACAATCTTACTTAGGTTTAAATCAACCAAAAGAAGCAAAACGCTTTACAGATAAAGCAAATAAATTTGAAATTTCAGAGTAA